One part of the Micrococcus sp. 2A genome encodes these proteins:
- the pepN gene encoding aminopeptidase N, giving the protein MPDVVPAPDLDQTNVTRAEAFERSRLLTVSAYDVHVDLSAARDLEQDTYPVEARIRFACAEPGASTHLDWIHAGVDAVELNGAALDLAEVVGEARVLLPGLAAENDVVLKGASRYSRSGEGLHRFADPADGQVYLYTQYEPADARRVFPDFEQPDLKGAFTFALTGPADWVLASNRPEASRTEAGDGVVRVDFEPTLAQSTYITTLLAGPYASWEDRWDGDAATGAAPVPLRLFTRQTMADAFDPEAVFAVTKRGLDFFHGLFGVPYEWGKYDQAFVPEYNLGAMENPGLVTFTEDFVFTSRATAVQYEGRATVILHEMAHMWFGDLVTMRWWDDLWLKESFADFMGSLGAAEATEFSDAWVTFASRRKAWAYVQDQLPTTHPIVADIVDLEAARQNFDGITYAKGASVLKQLVAFVGRDAFLDAARRYFRAHAWGNAELADFMAALEAASGRDMGAWADAWLHTSGVPRLRVEAGDDGAVLLHQEGRDPVTGRQVLRPHVVKVGVFTPDEDGVLVRTGQATVDVPGGAEGAAVPLAGLEVPEGVRLVLPNDEDLTYAAVEVDDASLEAVLAHPIADPLAEATVWAALWSMTRDGALPVERFVTAVGQLSAGIETVGVHTQVLAQAAAAVSQYARAEDRAALRSRLGTELAEQTRTLEAGSDRQRTAARTWALVARADAALAGSLAEALLVSPGTAAPGLAVDAEVRWLVLQALAATGQADAARLDAELEAKRTAQTVTWHRLALAARPEPGVKAAAWEAVMAGRTADGVELSNDLLSATAAGFAAGSVELLAAHEDGFWPRLEQVWASRSNGLASRAIGGLFPGHQHAVPGGAEDQERHPTLAAAQRWIDGHPDAPGALRRLVVEHTDALRRSLRVQAAQHDLEG; this is encoded by the coding sequence GTGCCCGACGTCGTGCCCGCGCCCGACCTCGACCAGACCAACGTGACCCGTGCCGAGGCCTTCGAGCGCTCCCGGCTGCTCACCGTGAGCGCGTACGACGTCCACGTGGACCTCTCGGCCGCCCGCGACCTCGAGCAGGACACCTACCCGGTGGAGGCGCGGATCCGCTTCGCGTGCGCGGAGCCCGGCGCGAGCACGCACCTGGACTGGATCCACGCCGGGGTGGATGCGGTGGAGCTCAACGGCGCAGCCCTGGACCTCGCCGAGGTGGTCGGCGAGGCCCGCGTCCTGCTGCCCGGCCTGGCGGCCGAGAACGACGTGGTCCTGAAGGGCGCCTCGCGCTACTCGCGCTCGGGCGAGGGGCTGCACCGCTTCGCGGACCCGGCCGACGGCCAGGTGTACCTCTACACGCAGTACGAGCCCGCGGACGCGCGCCGCGTCTTCCCGGACTTCGAGCAGCCGGACCTCAAGGGCGCCTTCACCTTCGCCCTCACCGGCCCGGCCGACTGGGTGCTGGCCTCCAACCGGCCCGAGGCGTCGCGCACGGAGGCAGGCGACGGCGTCGTGCGCGTGGACTTCGAGCCCACGCTCGCCCAGTCCACCTACATCACGACGCTGCTGGCCGGCCCCTACGCGAGCTGGGAGGACCGCTGGGACGGCGATGCGGCCACCGGTGCCGCGCCCGTGCCGCTGCGCCTGTTCACGCGGCAGACGATGGCCGACGCGTTCGACCCGGAGGCCGTGTTCGCGGTGACGAAGCGCGGGCTGGACTTCTTCCACGGGCTCTTCGGCGTGCCCTACGAGTGGGGCAAGTACGACCAGGCGTTCGTGCCCGAGTACAACCTCGGAGCCATGGAGAACCCGGGGCTGGTGACCTTCACGGAGGACTTCGTGTTCACCTCGCGGGCCACCGCCGTGCAGTACGAGGGCAGGGCCACCGTGATCCTCCACGAGATGGCGCACATGTGGTTCGGCGACCTCGTGACGATGCGCTGGTGGGACGACCTGTGGCTCAAGGAGTCGTTCGCGGACTTCATGGGCTCGCTCGGCGCCGCGGAGGCCACGGAGTTCTCCGACGCGTGGGTCACCTTCGCCTCGCGCCGCAAGGCGTGGGCCTACGTGCAGGACCAGCTGCCGACCACACACCCGATCGTCGCGGACATCGTGGACCTCGAGGCCGCGCGGCAGAACTTCGACGGCATCACGTACGCCAAGGGCGCCTCGGTGCTCAAGCAGCTCGTGGCGTTCGTCGGCCGGGACGCGTTCCTCGACGCCGCACGCCGCTACTTCCGCGCCCACGCGTGGGGCAACGCGGAGCTCGCCGACTTCATGGCGGCCCTCGAGGCCGCCTCGGGGCGGGACATGGGCGCGTGGGCGGACGCGTGGCTGCACACCTCGGGCGTGCCGCGCCTGCGGGTGGAGGCGGGGGACGACGGCGCCGTCCTCCTGCACCAGGAGGGCCGGGATCCCGTCACGGGCCGCCAGGTGCTGCGCCCCCACGTGGTGAAGGTGGGCGTGTTCACGCCCGACGAGGACGGTGTGCTCGTGCGCACCGGCCAGGCCACCGTCGACGTGCCGGGCGGTGCCGAGGGCGCCGCGGTGCCGCTGGCCGGGCTCGAGGTGCCGGAGGGCGTCCGGCTCGTGCTGCCCAACGACGAGGACCTCACGTACGCGGCCGTGGAGGTGGACGACGCCTCGCTCGAGGCGGTGCTCGCTCACCCGATCGCGGATCCGCTGGCCGAGGCCACCGTGTGGGCGGCCCTGTGGTCGATGACGCGCGACGGCGCGCTGCCCGTGGAGCGCTTCGTGACCGCGGTGGGGCAGCTCTCCGCCGGGATCGAGACCGTCGGCGTCCACACCCAGGTGCTCGCCCAGGCCGCCGCCGCGGTGTCCCAGTACGCCCGGGCCGAGGACCGCGCCGCCCTGCGCTCGCGGCTCGGCACCGAGCTGGCCGAGCAGACCCGCACGCTCGAGGCCGGCTCCGACCGCCAGCGCACGGCGGCCCGCACGTGGGCGCTCGTGGCGCGCGCCGACGCGGCGCTGGCGGGCTCTCTGGCCGAGGCCCTGCTGGTCTCGCCCGGCACGGCGGCCCCCGGGCTCGCCGTGGACGCCGAGGTGCGCTGGCTCGTGCTCCAGGCCCTCGCCGCGACCGGCCAGGCCGATGCGGCCCGCCTGGACGCCGAGCTCGAGGCGAAGCGCACCGCGCAGACGGTCACGTGGCACCGCCTCGCCCTCGCCGCGCGCCCCGAGCCCGGCGTGAAGGCCGCAGCGTGGGAGGCCGTCATGGCCGGGCGCACCGCCGACGGCGTCGAGCTGTCCAACGACCTGCTCTCCGCCACGGCCGCCGGCTTCGCCGCGGGCTCCGTGGAGCTGCTCGCCGCCCACGAGGACGGGTTCTGGCCGCGGCTGGAGCAGGTGTGGGCGAGCCGGTCGAACGGGCTGGCCAGCCGCGCGATCGGCGGGCTGTTCCCGGGGCACCAGCACGCGGTGCCGGGCGGTGCCGAGGACCAGGAGCGCCACCCCACGCTCGCCGCCGCCCAGCGCTGGATCGACGGCCACCCGGACGCCCCGGGCGCCCTGCGCCGCCTCGTCGTGGAGCACACGGACGCGCTGCGCCGGTCCCTGCGGGTGCAGGCGGCCCAGCACGACCTCGAGGGGTAG
- the glgC gene encoding glucose-1-phosphate adenylyltransferase has translation MVQKKVLSVVLAGGEGKRLMPLTADRAKPAVPFGGTYRLIDFALSNLVNSRYREIVVLTQYKSHSLDRHISETWRMSTMLNNYVATVPAQQRRGKDWFTGSANAIYQSMNLIADARPDIVVVIGADHVYHMDFQQMVDQHIASGAKATVAAVRQPLDLADQFGVIETDPSSPERIKAFVEKPATTPGLPDDPSQFLASMGNYVFDTDALVEALNADDANPHSNNDMGGDIVPYFVDRGEAGVYDFTANEVPGGTPGKHYWRDVGTLDSYYDAHMDLVQPWPEFNLYNREWPLYTRQSVSPPAKLVRSASRRPGSANDSILSQGVVVSGGTVAQSVLSTDVRVANEAWVEQSVLLDSVVVGEGAHVRNAILDKNVVVPPGARIGFDRAEDEANGYTVTDSGLTVLSKGQSVPAPR, from the coding sequence ATGGTGCAGAAGAAGGTCCTGTCCGTGGTGCTGGCGGGCGGCGAGGGCAAGCGTCTCATGCCCCTCACCGCCGACCGGGCCAAGCCGGCCGTCCCCTTCGGCGGCACGTACCGGCTGATCGACTTCGCTCTCTCCAACCTGGTGAACTCGCGCTACCGCGAGATCGTGGTGCTGACGCAGTACAAGTCGCACTCGCTGGACCGGCACATCTCCGAGACGTGGCGCATGTCCACCATGCTCAACAACTACGTGGCCACCGTCCCGGCGCAGCAGCGCCGCGGCAAGGACTGGTTCACGGGCTCGGCGAACGCCATCTACCAGTCCATGAACCTCATCGCTGACGCGCGCCCGGACATCGTCGTGGTGATCGGCGCGGACCACGTCTACCACATGGACTTCCAGCAGATGGTGGACCAGCACATCGCCTCCGGCGCGAAGGCCACCGTGGCCGCCGTGCGCCAGCCGCTGGACCTCGCGGACCAGTTCGGCGTCATCGAGACCGACCCGTCCTCCCCCGAGCGCATCAAGGCGTTCGTGGAGAAGCCCGCCACCACCCCGGGCCTGCCGGACGACCCGTCCCAGTTCCTGGCCTCCATGGGCAACTACGTGTTCGACACGGACGCCCTCGTGGAGGCGCTCAACGCGGACGACGCCAACCCGCACTCCAACAACGACATGGGCGGGGACATCGTCCCCTACTTCGTGGACCGCGGCGAGGCCGGCGTCTACGACTTCACCGCCAACGAGGTCCCCGGCGGCACCCCCGGCAAGCACTACTGGCGGGACGTGGGCACGCTGGACTCCTACTACGACGCGCACATGGACCTCGTGCAGCCGTGGCCGGAGTTCAACCTCTACAACCGCGAGTGGCCGCTGTACACGCGGCAGTCCGTCTCCCCGCCGGCGAAGCTGGTGCGCTCGGCCTCGCGCCGCCCCGGCAGCGCGAACGACTCGATCCTCTCGCAGGGCGTCGTCGTCTCGGGCGGCACGGTGGCCCAGTCCGTGCTGTCCACGGACGTCCGCGTCGCGAACGAGGCGTGGGTCGAGCAGTCCGTGCTCCTGGACTCCGTCGTCGTGGGGGAGGGCGCCCACGTCCGCAACGCCATCCTCGACAAGAACGTGGTGGTCCCGCCCGGCGCGCGCATCGGCTTCGACCGAGCGGAGGACGAGGCCAACGGCTACACCGTGACGGACTCGGGCCTGACCGTGCTCTCGAAGGGCCAGTCCGTGCCGGCGCCGCGCTGA